The Nitrospirota bacterium genome includes the window TTCCACAAACCACGGCTCCTGCAACCCGAGAACTTGTCTGTACAGGTCGGTATCTCGCATCGGTATCCCCTCCTTGGGGACCTATCATACAAGACTTACCGACCCACGACAATTCCGGAAGGACCATTTTTTCTATCTCAAGGTGGTTTCGCAGATAATTGCAGGTCATTTCGATGACGGACAGGTTGATTTCGGCAAATTATCCATTTTCATAAAATTCGGGGATATTATTCTGGGGATGAGGCGGCAGGTATTTCAGGACGCCATTGTCAACGGAAACCTTTTCAGGGCACAAATACTCCAGAAGGATGAATGTAACCACATTGGGCTGACCTCGTGGTGTTCCGACTATCTCTCCGGTCTTACAAGGGTTGATCTGACGCATGAGATGTTTGTCAGAGGAAATGATGAAGTCCTTGAGGTCAGTGATTTCGATATACAGGAGGACATAATAATGGTGCTCGATACGCTTCTCATGAGTAAAGGGAGGCAAAACATCCTCTTATATGGTTCGCAGGGAACAGGCAAGACATCTTTTGCGAGGAGTCTTGCAAATAAATACGGGAAGGAATTGTTTACAGTAAAGGCATCAGAAACAGACAAGCACAAAGACCGGCTGAGGTCAGTCTATGCTACTGTTAACCTTGCCGGCACAGACAATTCCATTGTCCTTGTGGATGAGGCGGATGAGATCATAAACTCCGCCAACTCTTACTACTTTGAGAGCAGGACCAATAAGAGCTGGATAAACCAATTCCTTGAATCCCACGGTAAAAAGGTCGTCTGGATAACAAACCGCTCGGACGAGATTGCTTCTTCCACCATGCGCCGATTCTCCTTCTCCATCGAATTCAAGAAACTCAGCAGGAATAACCGGCTAAAGGTCCTGAGATACGAGCTTAAAAAGAAGGGAATGGAGACCTGCTTTACGGATGCAGAACTTAATGAGCTATGCAGGGAATACAATGTAGATGCAGGAGGGATAGTAAATGCCATCAGTACCGTCAATACTGCAGGTGAGACAGATAAAGCCAGTACCATGAAGAAGATACGGGCAGTCCTTGGCAGTCATGAAAAGGCGACCGGAGGAAGACTTAGAGGCAACCGAAAAATACGCGGGTTTGAATCTTACACCCTTGATGGCCTGAACACATCCCATAATCTCAGGGACATTGTATCTTCACTCAAATCACGTGAATCAGGGACTGAGAACAGGAATTTCTCTGTTTCCCTACTCCTCTATGGGATGCCGGGTACAGGAAAATCAGAGTTTGTCTATTATCTTGGAAACTTGCTGGGGAAAGAGATTCTCTTGAAAAGGGGGAGCGATATCCACTCAAGGTATGTCGGGGAAACAGAAAAAAATATCGCGGAGGCTTTTGAAGAGGCAGGGGAGAGCGGCGACATCCTGTTCTTTGACGAGGCTGACACATTCCTCTTCCCGAGAAGCCAGGCCTACCGCTCCTGGGAGATATCATTCACCAATGAGATACTTACCCAGCTTGAGAGTTCACGCGGTGTAGTAGTCTTTGCTACAAATAATATGGATGGTCTCGACCATGCGGCCTTAAGGCGTTTCAGGTTCAAGATATACTTCAAACCACTGACGCCTGAAGGAAAACTGCATTTTTACAATAAACTGCTGAGCGGCTTGACTCAGGACAGGCATCTTGCCAGCCCGGAGTGCAGGACACTGATGAGGATAAAGAATCTGACCCCAGGTGACTTTGCCGTTGTCAGAGATCAGTTCTCATTCCTTATCTCATCTGAAATCTCTCACGGCAAGTTGATCGAGGCGCTGGCAAATGAAGTCAGATACAAGAATTATGTCGGGAAGGGGATAGGGTTTTAGCAGATACTGACAGGCTTATCAGCAAAGCCGTCCTTCAACCGCCGGACAATATCACCTGTAAAGTCCCTGTCAAGCCATTTGGTGATATCAAGGCGTTTGTATATATCCAGGGTCTTTGAGGTATAGTTCATCTGCCTTTTATTTGTCCAAATACAGGTTCAACTGTCTGCTTTCTCAGTTTGTATTTTCTACTCCCCTGTTTCGTCCTTAGTTTTCTTCTGATCCTGTCTATTACTGACAGACTGTATGGAATCCGCCCGCGGCAACATCTCTACTTTTTTTACAAAGTAGACCAGGTGGGCCTCCGGCAACCACTCCCTCAATGATGGCGGTATAAAAAACAATTGGTTCGGTTCATATGTGAGGTATGTTTTCATGTCGTCTATTATATAAATTTTGTTGTCTTAGGTGAAGTAATTATTACTCGGACAGGCGCCTAGCTGATAGACTCAAGATTCTTAAAAGGGTCAGGAAAATTATATCCATTGGGAATAAACTCAATCGACTCTCTGAATTTTTCACTTGCAGCGTCTATATCGCCAAGTTCAATTAGGCATACACCTATATTATTCATGACAATTGCATATGCTGGGTCAGATCTTAACATTTCGTGTGTTTTTTCTAATACATACGGAAGAATTATTGCGACTTTTTTTCCGTCAACAATTGCATCTCTGTAGCATTTTGCACGATCCTTGTGAACTTCTTCACTAACAAGGGAGACTATGCATTCTGCTGCTTTGTCATACCACTCAATTGCTTTACGAAAGCTACCAAGTTTACGATAGGTTAATCCTATACTGTTATATGCTAGAACTAGTCTGGGTTCCAATCTCAAGGCCTGTTCAAGCTTCTCTATCGCTAATTCGTAATTCTCGGTAAGCTGGAGTGCAATACCAAGAGCAAGAAATATTTGAGGATCAGCTGGATTAAGTGAAGCTGCCTCCGTTAAATAATTCACTGCTTCAGGAAATCTATTTGTGAACCTGTAGCATTGGCCAGTCATATAATATATCGACCAATCATCAGCATTCTTTTCTAATAACCACAAGAATATCTGTAAAGCTTCCTGGAATTTATTCTGCTTCATCAGCTCAATGGCAATATCTCGTTCGTCAGGCATATGTTTACTCCTCTGTTCGATTGCAAACTGACTTATAGTATCCTCACCATATAACCAAATCTGGGTTTATCAGGTTCTATATACAGCGACATAAATACCTTGTGCAAGTTGAAATTGAATTTGACTAATTTAAACCATGCTACAGAGCAATATATGAGCAAAGGCTAATGTTGATGTGTATATATACTGATATAGCGTCGCATGTCTGTATTCAATGAATTACCATCAGTCTAATTCTTGCAATTTTATTAAATACTTTCCAATGTTCCAGTCTAACTCTCGCCACCG containing:
- a CDS encoding ATP-binding protein — translated: MGTYHTRLTDPRQFRKDHFFYLKVVSQIIAGHFDDGQVDFGKLSIFIKFGDIILGMRRQVFQDAIVNGNLFRAQILQKDECNHIGLTSWCSDYLSGLTRVDLTHEMFVRGNDEVLEVSDFDIQEDIIMVLDTLLMSKGRQNILLYGSQGTGKTSFARSLANKYGKELFTVKASETDKHKDRLRSVYATVNLAGTDNSIVLVDEADEIINSANSYYFESRTNKSWINQFLESHGKKVVWITNRSDEIASSTMRRFSFSIEFKKLSRNNRLKVLRYELKKKGMETCFTDAELNELCREYNVDAGGIVNAISTVNTAGETDKASTMKKIRAVLGSHEKATGGRLRGNRKIRGFESYTLDGLNTSHNLRDIVSSLKSRESGTENRNFSVSLLLYGMPGTGKSEFVYYLGNLLGKEILLKRGSDIHSRYVGETEKNIAEAFEEAGESGDILFFDEADTFLFPRSQAYRSWEISFTNEILTQLESSRGVVVFATNNMDGLDHAALRRFRFKIYFKPLTPEGKLHFYNKLLSGLTQDRHLASPECRTLMRIKNLTPGDFAVVRDQFSFLISSEISHGKLIEALANEVRYKNYVGKGIGF
- a CDS encoding tetratricopeptide repeat protein; this translates as MPDERDIAIELMKQNKFQEALQIFLWLLEKNADDWSIYYMTGQCYRFTNRFPEAVNYLTEAASLNPADPQIFLALGIALQLTENYELAIEKLEQALRLEPRLVLAYNSIGLTYRKLGSFRKAIEWYDKAAECIVSLVSEEVHKDRAKCYRDAIVDGKKVAIILPYVLEKTHEMLRSDPAYAIVMNNIGVCLIELGDIDAASEKFRESIEFIPNGYNFPDPFKNLESIS